The Panicum hallii strain FIL2 chromosome 9, PHallii_v3.1, whole genome shotgun sequence genome has a window encoding:
- the LOC112872699 gene encoding uncharacterized protein LOC112872699 produces MDRPSRPRAPVVAGLPDDLLLEVLSRVPFRSICRFKCVSRAWRNLITNPLHRCKLPQTLEGLFHEIHHHRRDRDGDDDEGGGDNFRRHICVGFVDLSGTSLPLVDPLFSFFRNLPASDSDDGIRLMDTSHGLLLLDRGGYNLDSSPSYVVCNPATKQWLAVPEPNWTPSPCNGMSAYLIFSPAVSLHFSLVQFTNEVLTGVTSVQTYSSKTGAWTHSEIAWSVEEKQAPCEGWRYQGFSLVPERKSTVINGMLYLICDSVGEGQVLDGDHIIAVDVEGKTRSFMPAAFQMRKEECSILSDFVGQSQGLLHYVNHEEPEYYQNNDAPSERYANGHTEGSEDDDVDYELSIWVLKVGDTQEFVLKHRVSFLHLFGEKSCQAGIDYSVAAIHPDRDIIIFTRDDKLISYDMDTKEVCALLTVSDAYGFTSYVPCYSESPALTDKY; encoded by the coding sequence ATGGACCGCCCCAGCAGGCCCAGGGCGCCTGTGGTGGCCGGGCTCCCCGATGATCTTCTGCTGGAGGTCCTTTCCCGCGTCCCCTTCAGGTCCATCTGCCGGTTCAAGTGCGTCTCCAGGGCCTGGCGCAACCTGATCACCAACCCCCTCCACCGCTGTAAGCTCCCCCAGACTCTAGAGGGTTTATTCCACGAAATACACCACCACCGCCGCGATCGCGACGGAGACGACGACGAAGGTGGCGGCGATAACTTTCGTCGCCATATCTGCGTGGGATTCGTCGACCTGTCGGGGACATCATTGCCCCTCGTGGACCccttgttctccttcttcaggAACCTGCCCGCCTCTGACTCTGATGACGGCATTAGGCTCATGGACACCAGCCAcgggctcctcctccttgaccgTGGTGGTTATAACTTAGACTCGTCGCCTAGCTACGTCGTGTGCAACCCTGCGACGAAGCAATGGCTGGCCGTGCCTGAACCCAACTGGACTCCATCGCCGTGCAACGGGATGTCTGCTTATTTGATTTTCAGTCCGGCTGTATCCTTGCACTTCAGCCTGGTTCAGTTCACGAACGAGGTGCTCACCGGCGTAACCTCGGTGCAGACCTACTCGTCGAAAACTGGGGCGTGGACTCACAGTGAAATCGCCTGGAGCGTAGAAGAAAAGCAAGCCCCGTGTGAAGGATGGCGCTATCAGGGCTTTAGCTTAGTACCTGAGAGGAAGAGCACCGTGATCAACGGCATGCTATATCTGATTTGCGATTCAGTAGGAGAGGGTCAGGTCTTAGATGGGGATCACATCATTGCCGTAGATGTGGAAGGGAAGACAAGGAGCTTCATGCCTGCGGCTTTTCAGATGCGCAAAGAGGAGTGCAGTATACTGTCTGATTTTGTTGGTCAATCCCAAGGGCTTCTGCATTATGTCAATCATGAGGAACCTGAATATTATCAGAATAACGATGCCCCTTCTGAACGGTATGCTAATGGCCATACAGAAGGTAGTGAGGATGATGATGTGGACTATGAACTGTCCATCTGGGTCCTTAAGGTCGGTGATACACAAGAATTTGTCCTCAAACACCGTGTGAGCTTCTTGCACCTGTTTGGGGAAAAGAGTTGCCAAGCTGGAATTGACTACAGTGTGGCTGCCATTCATCCTGATCGTGATATAATCATCTTTACTCGGGATGATAAACTGATATCTTATGATATGGACACTAAGGAAGTGTGTGCTCTCCTCACTGTTAGCGATGCCTATGGGTTCACTTCATATGTTCCCTGTTACTCAGAGTCACCAGCACTGACTGACAAGTATTGA
- the LOC112877860 gene encoding uncharacterized protein LOC112877860 has product MVTPPPARVPAITKFLKPYILKMNFTNNFVSAQVIHTPSATVTCSASSQEKLLRSSMESTRDVAAAAKIGKLLGERLLFKGIPAVSVSMSRDQKYHGKVKAVIDSLRDAGVKLL; this is encoded by the coding sequence ATGGTTACCCCTCCACCAGCTAGGGTGCCTGCAATCACCAAGTTTCTGAAGCCCTATATTCTAAAGATGAATTTCACAAATAATTTTGTGAGTGCTCAGGTCATCCACACCCCATCGGCCACAGTCACATGCTCCGCAAGCTCGCAGGAGAAACTCCTGAGGTCAAGCATGGAGTCAACGCGGGATGTTGCTGCGGCAGCAAAGATTGGAAAGCTGCTCGGTGAGCGCTTGCTGTTTAAGGGTATCCCTGCAGTATCTGTCTCCATGTCAAGAGACCAGAAGTACCATGGCAAGGTCAAGGCCGTGATAGACTCTCTTAGAGATGCCGGTGTGAAATTGCTGTGA
- the LOC112877861 gene encoding uncharacterized protein LOC112877861: MQALARASRGIAATVRPSAMEAGHGGQLQQARGIVVQVRDGNLDRALSIMERKMRSSGMERLIRARTHHHVKDSEKRVLARKALMQRVRSQELGKKLREILIKKIRGQ; this comes from the exons ATGCAGGCGCTGGCAAGGGCGTCGCGGGGGATCGCGGCGACGGTGCGGCCGTCAGCGATGGAGGCGGGGCACGGCGGGCAGCTGCAGCAGGCCCGGGGCATCGTGGTGCAGGTGAGGGACGGGAACCTGGACCGGGCTCTGTCGATCATGGAGCGCAAGATGCGGTCCAGCGGCATGGAGCGCCTCATCCGGGCGCGCACCCACCACCATGTCAAGGACTCGGAGAAGCGCGTGCTCGCGCGGAAGGCGCTCATGCAGCGCGTCCGCTCCCAGGAGCTCGGCAAGAAGCTCCGCGAGATCCTCATCAAGAAGATCAG GGGGCAGTGA
- the LOC112878059 gene encoding actin cytoskeleton-regulatory complex protein pan1-like yields MDAAPGAKPTRREPPPLPPNYVSLRHLQELRLKEKEEQERRRREEEEEAAARREAEKAAAARREAKNAAAARREAKKAAAARREAEKAAAIKREAALKEEAKGRAVSWEASGGDKERHRGGGQVQGQGHQWIAVAHRAPVTSPWPMGRRQGAAGKNEAAIGGGRGKKGPDDSIPDNAPHGGGKHRVKGKWKGTGKEKLADALPASSQGGKPAEVVPQPLHGGKPESKSESKAKGKGPGDQAAESSSSDVPGEPADAAILSSRGRFQRGRPTGAGGRSAETCAGIAPEKAAGPSPPRGVKSDDMGKPKPSAARRADAMAGSNSPDGKKAAPAQAPCPSVTDGSSKPTSDGELRNTMEAKPGGLVEGQRRRQVAVVQAVAELNPRGARCSAGPWRGRGNEATEQHGRVWVPKAAAAGSSAGAEL; encoded by the coding sequence ATGGATGCGGCGCCGGGCGCGAAGCCGACAAGGCGGGAGCCGCCTCCCTTACCTCCTAACTACGTCAGCCTCCGGCACCTCCAGGAGCTCCGCCTCAAGGAGAAGGAGGAGcaggagaggcggcggcgggaggaggaggaggaggccgcggcTAGGCGGGAGGCGGAGAAGGCCGCCGCGGCTAGGCGGGAGGCGAAGAATGCCGCCGCGGCTAGGCGTGAGGCGAAGAAGGCCGCCGCGGCTAGGCGGGAGGCGGAGAAGGCGGCCGCGATTAAGCGGGAGGCGGCGCTGAAGGAGGAGGCGAAGGGCCGCGCCGTCTCGTGGGAGGCCTCCGGCGGGGACAAGGAGAGGCATCGCGGCGGCGGGCAGGTGCAAGGGCAGGGGCACCAGTGGATCGCCGTGGCGCATCGGGCCCCGGTCACGTCTCCGTGGCCGATGGGGCGCCGGCAAGGCGCGGCCGGGAAGAACGAAGCGGCGATAGGAGGAGGCCGTGGCAAGAAGGGGCCGGACGATTCCATCCCGGACAATGCCCCCCATGGTGGAGGGAAGCACCGGGTGAAGGGGAAGTGGAAGGGGACGGGGAAGGAGAAGCTCGCCGATGCGCTTCCTGCTTCATCGCAAGGCGGCAAGCCTGCTGAGGTGGTTCCTCAACCATTGCACGGCGGCAAGCCGGAGAGCAAAAGTGAATCGAAGGCGAAGGGGAAGGGGCCCGGAGATCAGGCCGCGGAATCGAGCTCCAGTGACGTGCCAGGCGAGCCAGCCGACGCAGCCATCTTGTCCTCACGAGGCCGCTTCCAGCGCGGGAGACCGACGGGCGCTGGTGGCCGGAGCGCAGAGACGTGCGCGGGAATCGCGCCGGAGAAGGCGGCCGGCCCGTCGCCGCCGCGAGGCGTGAAGTCGGACGACATGGGGAAGCCGAAACCCTCAGCTGCCAGGCGCGCAGACGCGATGGCTGGCAGCAATTCGCCGGATGGGAAGAAGGCAGCTCCGGCCCAGGCCCCGTGCCCCTCTGTCACCGACGGCAGCAGCAAACCGACGAGCGATGGCGAGCTCCGCAACACCATGGAGGCAAAGCCCGGGGGCCTAGTAGAAGGTCAGCGCCGGCGGCAGGTGGCAGTGGTTCAGGCCGTGGCCGAGCTGAACCCGCGGGGTGCGAGGTGTTCGGCTGGGCCCTGGCGCGGCCGAGGCAATGAGGCCACGGAGCAGCACGGGCGAGTGTGGGTgccaaaggcggcggcggccggatcATCTGCCGGCGCCGAGCTTTGA
- the LOC112878058 gene encoding nucleobase-ascorbate transporter LPE1 — MSPVKAEDLVPHPVKEQFAGVDYCITSPPPWLTTVLVAFQHYLVMLGTTVLIATILVPLMGGGHAEKAIVIQTILFLAGINTLLQVHFGTRLPAVMAGSYTYIYATTAIALSPRYLIIIDPLERFVFTMRSLQGALIIAGVFQAVIGFFGIWRVFIRFLSPLAAAPFVTLSGLGLFYFTFPGVAKCIEVGLPALVLLVLFAEYAAHFFVKGSFVFGRCAVLVTIVIVWVYAEILTAAGAYNERGPVTQFSCRTDRAGIIQGSPWVRFPYPFQWGYPIFCFQDCLAMMAAAFVSLVESTGTLIVVSRYSGATFCPPSVFSRGIGWEGISIILDGMCGTLTGTAASVENAGLLALTRVGSRRVIKISALFMIFFSLFGKFGALLASIPLPLFSALYCVLFAYSVGAGISLLQYCNLNTLRTKFILSISLFLGLSIPQYFRIYEMFFGFGPVHTHSVAFNVIVNIIFSSPATVAAILAYLLDCTHLYWDASVRKDRGWHWWEKFKSYRHDSRSEEFYALPYGLSKYFPSF, encoded by the exons atgtCCCCCGTGAAGGCCGAGGACCTGGTGCCGCACCCCGTCAAGGAGCAGTTCGCCGGCGTCGACTACTGCATCACCAGCCCCCCGCCATGGC TGACGACGGTGCTCGTGGCCTTCCAGCACTACCTGGTCATGCTCGGCACCACCGTCCTCATCGCCACCATCCTCGTCCCGCTCATGGGCGGCGGCCAT GCTGAGAAGGCGATCGTGATCCAGACCATCCTCTTCCTCGCCGGGATCAACACGCTCCTGCAGGTCCACTTCGGCACGCGGCTCCCCGCGGTGATGGCCGGCTCCTACACCTACATCTACGCGACCACCGCCATCGCCCTCAGCCCGCGATACCTGATCATCATCGACCCTCTCGAG AGGTTCGTGTTCACGATGAGGTCGCTCCAGGGCGCGCTGATCATCGCCGGCGTCTTCCAGGCCGTCATCGGCTTCTTCGGCATATGGAGAGTCTTCATAAG GTTCCTGAGCCCCCTCGCGGCGGCCCCCTTCGTGACGCTCTCGGGGCTGGGGCTCTTCTACTTCACGTTCCCCGGG GTCGCCAAATGCATCGAAGTGGGTCTCCCCGCCCTTGTTCTCCTGGTGCTCTTCGCAGAG TACGCCGCCCATTTCTTCGTGAAGGGGAGCTTCGTGTTCGGCCGGTGCGCCGTGCTGGTGACCATTGTCATCGTGTGGGTCTACGCCGAGATCCTGACGGCCGCCGGCGCCTACAACGAGAGGGGTCCCGTGACGCAGTTCAGCTGCCGCACCGACCGGGCCGGGATCATCCAGGGCTCACCCTG GGTCAGGTTTCCCTACCCGTTCCAGTGGGGGTACCCGATTTTCTGCTTCCAGGATTGCTTGGCCATGATGGCTGCTGCTTTTGTGTCGCTTGTTGAG TCCACCGGCACCTTAATCGTGGTGTCAAGATACTCAGGCGCAACATTCTGCCCACCTTCAGTGTTCTCACGTGGAATCGGCTGGGAG GGCATATCCATCATACTGGACGGGATGTGTGGTACATTGACAGGCACAGCAGCTTCAGT TGAGAATGCAGGTCTGCTGGCATTGACGCGAGTTGGAAGCCGGCGAGTTATAAAGATCTCAGCCTTGTTCATGATTTTCTTCTCGTTGTTTG GGAAATTTGGGGCACTTCTTGCATCTATTCCATTGCCACTTTTCTCCGCACTGTACTGTGTCCTCTTTGCTTATTCAG TTGGTGCAGGCATCTCCCTACTTCAGTACTGCAACCTCAACACCCTGAGAACAAAATTCATACTCAGCATCTCCTTGTTCCTGGGACTGTCCATTCCACAGTACTTCCGAATCTATGAGATGTTCTTTGGCTTCGGGCCAGTTCACACCCATTCGGTTGCG TTCAATGTGatcgtcaacatcatcttctccTCGCCGGCGACAGTGGCCGCCATACTCGCCTACCTCCTGGACTGCACCCACCTGTACTGGGACGCTAGTGTGAGGAAGGACAGGGGCTGGCACTGGTGGGAGAAGTTCAAGTCCTACAGGCATGACTCTAGGAGCGAGGAGTTCTACGCTCTGCCTTATGGCCTGAGCAAGTACTTCCCGTCGTTTTAG